The nucleotide sequence TTAAATCTTTTTTATAATCGCCAACCGTTGTTGAAGGTTTTGCCTTTTCGTTGTCTTTATAAAAAATTTGTACGTTTGAAGAGGTGGCTTCTTTATCAGTGTTTACAGATACAAAGGTTTCCTTGTGATTTGGAATATCAAATGATTTGCGTTCTTTTGGATTTGCAGGGTTTTTGTATTTTCCGAAATGGCTTTTAATTTTAGCTTCCATTTCATCAACATTGATATCTCCAACCACAATAACAGCCATTAAATTGGGGCGGTACCAATCTTTATAAAACTGACGAATTTCTTCGTGTTTAAATGTTTCTAAATTTTCTTTTGTACCAATTGGCAAACGTTTCGCATACATTGAATTGTAAAGCATTTTTGGCAAATAATTCTTCATCATTCGCTCATTCGCTCCTAAACGTGTACGGTATTCTTCAATAACCACACCACGCTCATCATCAATATCTTTTCCATCTAAATTGGCATTAAATGCCCAATCTTCTAAAATCTGGAAACCCTTATCCAATTTCACAGGATCATCTGAAGGAATTGGCAAGAAATATACCGTTTCATCAAAACTGGTGTAGGCATTTAAGTGTTGCCCAAACTTCACCCCAATGCTTTGAAGGTAGCTGATTAATTCATTTTTAGGGAACGTTTTGGTTCCGTTAAAAACCATATGTTCCATAAAGTGCGCCAAACCAACTTGCTTGTCGGTTTCTAAGATAGATCCAGCGTTTAAAACCAAACGTAAATCTACTTTTTTCTCTGGTTTTCCATTTTTACGGATGTAATACGTTAATCCGTTGTCTAATTTTCCAATACGTACATCAGGGTCTGTTGGTAATTTTTGGTTTAAGTCTGCAACTTGTGCCCAAATTGATGCAGGTAAGATCAAAAGACCTAAAGTAAGTTTTTTTAAGTTCATTTGTAGTATTTTAAATTTCTCAAAAATAGAAACATTTCTCTAAAAATAAAATTAGAAAGTGGTAACAAAGTGTTAAAATATAAAAAAAGACTCTTTTTTATGAGAGTCTTTAATAAAATATTACAATAAATTCAATCCGTTTGCAATTAAATGAGCCACTTCGGGTCTGTTTGCTTTTACTTGCAACAAATGCGCTAAAGCACGCTCATGTAGTGTTGGGTTTTGCTGTTTGGATAGTTCAACTATCTCAAGAGTAAGCAACCAATCTTGCGGATGTTCATGGATTAAATCATTTAAAATAGCTTCCAAATTTTCAGATGATTGTTGTTCGCGATGACTTCTCACTTTTTGATACAAACTTTCTAAAGCCGCTCGTTCATTGGTTTTTTTCGATTTAATGGTTTGAGTGGTTGGGACATGCGTGATCATATCAAAACTGTTTACATCAGCCGGTCCGGAAAAGGCAGAAACAATTTTTTTGCCAACCGCCATATCATAAGTACCCCATTCAGGTTGGAACAAAACAGTTTCATTATGAGTAACGGTACAATTTTTAAAACTTATTAAAATGATTTCACCACGCAGATTTCGGGAACCTGTAATAATTTCACCGGCTACCTTAATATCTCCTTCAAACTCAAGCTCCACGTAATTTCCTTCATATATATTGTATGCTTGCAAATCGCGCGGTCCCATATCTTCAATTGTTAAATTGATATGTTTTAAACGACCAATAGGACTTCCAAAACCTTCGGAATGATAAGCTGTTCCATGGTTTACCAATTCCTTTTCTCGATAAGCCAAGGCTGTTTTTCCTGTTGTTTGAATATAAACAGGTTTGCCGTCGTGCTCAATCACATTAGTAAAAACACCCGAAATTTGCAGACCCGTTGAAAGTTCAATAGTTCCCAAAGCTTTAGAATGAATCAATTTTTCAACACCACTTAAACCTCCGGTTCTCAAAGCCATTTTATTGGCAAATTCTTCCAAAACCATACTCAATTCCGCAAAATCTTTAGTCACATAAAGTTGAGGTTGTGGCTTGGTAATATCAAAACCTTGATAAGCAGCATCGATACTATAAGGTATTTTTGTTACCTTATTTGTCATACACCATTCGCTTTCCCCGATTGATGACAATAATCCGGCACCATATATCTTTGGATTTTCAACAGTCCCAATTAAACCATATTCAACGGTCCACCAATGCAAATTTCGAATTAAAGCCATTTCAGATGGCTCGGTGGCTTTGGCTTGCAGTTCATCTACTTTATTGCGAATGCGTTTCAACTCACTTTCAGGTGTGCCTTCTGCTTCTTCTAAAATAGATAATTCGCGTATGGCTTCATAAATTTCATAATCGTGGGCAGAGGAAATAGCTTTGCAACCAATTTCGCCAAATCGTCTTAGATATTCTGCATATTCCGGATTTGCTATAATAGGAGCGTGCCCTGCACCTTCATGAATGATATCAGGAGCGGGTGTATATTCAATGTTTTCAAGTTGACGAATGTCGGAAGCAATAACTAAAACGTTATAAGCCTGAAACTCCATAAAAGCGTTTGGGGGAATAAAACCATCTACCGCCACTGCAGCCCAGCCAATTTCCTTTAAAATACGGTTCATACCGTACATGCTTGGGATGCTTTCAATAGAAATACCTGTTTTTTTTAAACCTTCTAAATACGAAGAATGAGCAACTTTAGAAAGATAATCTACATTTTTGCGCATTACATAGCGCCATACAGCTTGGTTTATAGGGGTATAATCTTCGTAGTTTTGTGGTTTTATAAATTGTTTTAGATGCTTTGGTAAACGATCAAGTAACGGATTGGTTTCAAAATGCTCGTTCATATTTAATATAAAAGGTTTGTTATTATAAGGTTTTGAATTTCAAATGTACAGTATTTTCTGCAATTTTTAAGTTATAAACACTAGTTCATTTATGTTAAATTGTATTTTTTTTGCTTTGAGTATTGTTTATTAAAAAATAATGCCTAAATTAGCACTTATAAATTAACAATAAAATAATATAAATCTATTATGAAAAAAGTATTTTTATCTTTAGCAGCTCTTACGTTTGTTGCGACAGGATCTTTAACAGTAACATCTTGTGGAGGTGATGATTCTACACCAGTGACGCCTGTTGCACAGGATATTAAGTTAGCTTTGGTAACTGATCCTGCTGATGTTTATGCAGGTGAAGCATTTGAATTAAGTATTCAAGAAGCTGACGGCACACCAATTACAGGTGCTATTCTATATGCTAATGGAGAAGAAACAGATATCGAATCAGAAGATGGATCATTCGTTATCAATGGACCTGCTGGTGAAGTTACCCTTAGTGCTATGTATAATGACAAAATGAGTAATGAAGTTGTAGTTAATGTTCAAGAAGCTGTTGTGGTACCTTCTGAAGGAACAGGTACTTTTACATACAATGGAACTACGTATGACATTGACAATAGTGTTGTTGTTTTTAGAGGCTTATTTTACAAAGATAACACGCAAACCGCAGTAATTGCTAGCTGGCAAATAGAGTCAGTTTCAGGAAACACAACTGCAATTGCTAGATTTACTACTCCTGCAACTCCTGCTGGTGGTGATCAATACACTTATGAAGAGCCTACAACTACAAACACAACGGGTACAGTTACAGGTGTTTTTGAAGGTACTACATTAGCTGGACAATCTAACGAAAATGTAGTTATTAACTTTAACGCTCCTTTTGCTGATCCATTTTTCGTAGGAACATATTCTGCTTCTTCTGGAAACATCAACGGAAATCCATTTTCTTTAACATTCGATGGAAAAACACCTCGAGTTAATAGTTCAGGAAAATCAGCTGCAAAAGGTGTTGCTAATTTTGTTTCATCTAGAAACTCTATGAATGCTGGGAAACTTTCTGTCTTAAGCAATACGATTACTGTTAAATAATTAAGAGTCTTTAATTAAATAAAGATATTGAAGTTAAGGTTGGGTTAGAATAATTTTCTAACTCAACTTTTTTTATTTAGTAGTGCTTAATAAAATTTTTAGATAAATTTAAAGTGTTTTTATTTGATAAAAAAAACTGCCCCAAAATTATATTTTGAAGCAGTCCAATTTTTTCGTTGAAACGTCCTATTATCTGGTTTTTAAATCATCGCTAGTCAATACAGCTTTGTTTTCTGCTTTTTTAATAGCACCATCCTTAACTGTAATTGTTTTCGTTTTAATTTCTTCTTTAGCTTTTTCTACTTTCTTTTCTGCATTTTTTACAGTGTTTTTAGCAGCAGCCCCAGCTTTGTTTGCTGCAGCAGTAGCTTCTTGTTTCACTTCTTCTGCTGTAGAAATTGCTTCTCCTTTTAATGTAGCTAATGCAGCTTTTGCATCATTTAATTTTTTAGTAGCTGCTTGTTTCTCTTCTACTGTTACAGCTTTTTTCAATTCTTCTTCCGCTTCCTTGATTTTAGACTCTAAAGATTCAACTGTTTCAGCAACTTCTTCTTTAATTTCATTCAATGTGTCTTTTGCTTGTTCTGTAATTGAATCTAATTTATTGTCTAAGTTTTCTTGTGCTGCATCTTTTTTACAAGATGTGAAAACTAATCCACCAATAACTGCTAATGATAAAACGATTTTTTTCATAATAAATATTTTATTTAAATTTAACTGCAAAATAAAACAATTTAATCGAGTGTTCGTAAAAAATATTAAAAAAATTTAAACCCATGATTTGTAAATGATTAGTATCTTTACAACAATCACCTAAAATTGATGGTATGAAAAAAAATATACTCTTCTTTTTATTCTTCATTTTAACAACAACAAGCTATGCTATCGCTGACCCTTACTATATAAAATCGGTTTCGTTTCATCAAGGAAACGAGTCGTTAATTCCCATTTTTAGATTGAATGAATCTTTTGTTTTTTCTTTTGATGATTTAACTGGTATTGAAGCTGATTATTACTACAAAATTGTGCATTATACACGAGATTGGAAACCATCAAACCTTAAAGTAACTCAGTACATCAGAGGTATTCAACCGTTGCGAATTGCGTCGTATCAAACATCGTTTAACACTTTACAACCTTTTGTTCATTATACGGTGCGGTTTCCAAATCGGGATACCAAAATTTTACTATCTGGGAATTATATGTTGGAAATTTACAATGATGCCAACGAAAAAGTTATTGAACGCCGATTTGTATTGTATGAAGACTTAACAACGGTAGCAATGGAAATTAAAAAAACACGTAATTTGGATGTTGCTCCTGCCAAGCAGAACGTATATCTAACTATTGATTTTGGCGAAATGCAATTGCAAAACCCTAAAAAAAATGTGCAAATAGTGATTTTGCAAAATGGACAATGGTTTAACGCCCTAACCAATCTGCAACCGCAATACATGATTGGAAATCAATTTCAATATCAATACGACCAAGAAACTAATTTTTGGGCTGGAAATGAATATTTGTTTTTTGATGATAGCGACATTCGGCAAGTGAACAACAATGTAGAACGAATCACACGAACCGATTTATTTCAGGTTTATCTTCGACCTAAATTTCCTTTAAAAAATAGCAATTTCTACACTTTTTATCAAGATATAAACGGTGGTTTTAAAACCAGAAATGCTTTAAGACAAAACAATATCACCGAAGCAGATTATGCCTGGGTGTATTTTACTTATAAATTAGAGCAGTTACCTGACTCACAAGAATTGCACATCGTGGGCATGTTTAACGATTATCAAATAAATGCGGATTCTGAATTAAAATTCAACGAAAGCGAAAAAGCATATAAAACGGCATTGCTTTTAAAACAAGGATTTACAAATTACAAATATGTAGTGACAACGACAAATGGAAAAGTTTTGGAAGAACTAAACCCCGATGGTAATTTTTTTGAAACAGAAAATCAATACCACACATTGGTTTACTACAAAACCGAAAGCGACCCATACGATCGCATTATTGGTTTAGGAAAAGCAGACAGCAAACTTATTACCAATTAAAAATTTATTTGTAATTTTGAATAAATTTCTAAAAAATGGTTTCAAAAATCACAAGAGGAATAAAGATTATCGTTAAAGTAAAATATGTAAAACAAAGTTTGCATTTAAACAATCTTGTGAATTTTTTTAATTACGAAATAAGTATTCAAAATCAAGGAAACGATGTGGTGCAACTTCTGCGACGTTGTTGGGTTATAAAAGATTCATTAAACGGAGTAGAAACAGTAGATGGTGAAGGGGTAATTGGAAAAAAACCAATCGTAAATCCCAACGAAACCTTTCAATACACATCAGGTGCTTATATTTTAGGATTTATAGGAAGCATGCAAGGCTATTTTACATTTGTTAATTTTAGCAA is from Paenimyroides aestuarii and encodes:
- a CDS encoding aromatic amino acid hydroxylase — translated: MNEHFETNPLLDRLPKHLKQFIKPQNYEDYTPINQAVWRYVMRKNVDYLSKVAHSSYLEGLKKTGISIESIPSMYGMNRILKEIGWAAVAVDGFIPPNAFMEFQAYNVLVIASDIRQLENIEYTPAPDIIHEGAGHAPIIANPEYAEYLRRFGEIGCKAISSAHDYEIYEAIRELSILEEAEGTPESELKRIRNKVDELQAKATEPSEMALIRNLHWWTVEYGLIGTVENPKIYGAGLLSSIGESEWCMTNKVTKIPYSIDAAYQGFDITKPQPQLYVTKDFAELSMVLEEFANKMALRTGGLSGVEKLIHSKALGTIELSTGLQISGVFTNVIEHDGKPVYIQTTGKTALAYREKELVNHGTAYHSEGFGSPIGRLKHINLTIEDMGPRDLQAYNIYEGNYVELEFEGDIKVAGEIITGSRNLRGEIILISFKNCTVTHNETVLFQPEWGTYDMAVGKKIVSAFSGPADVNSFDMITHVPTTQTIKSKKTNERAALESLYQKVRSHREQQSSENLEAILNDLIHEHPQDWLLTLEIVELSKQQNPTLHERALAHLLQVKANRPEVAHLIANGLNLL
- a CDS encoding type IX secretion system plug protein; this translates as MKKNILFFLFFILTTTSYAIADPYYIKSVSFHQGNESLIPIFRLNESFVFSFDDLTGIEADYYYKIVHYTRDWKPSNLKVTQYIRGIQPLRIASYQTSFNTLQPFVHYTVRFPNRDTKILLSGNYMLEIYNDANEKVIERRFVLYEDLTTVAMEIKKTRNLDVAPAKQNVYLTIDFGEMQLQNPKKNVQIVILQNGQWFNALTNLQPQYMIGNQFQYQYDQETNFWAGNEYLFFDDSDIRQVNNNVERITRTDLFQVYLRPKFPLKNSNFYTFYQDINGGFKTRNALRQNNITEADYAWVYFTYKLEQLPDSQELHIVGMFNDYQINADSELKFNESEKAYKTALLLKQGFTNYKYVVTTTNGKVLEELNPDGNFFETENQYHTLVYYKTESDPYDRIIGLGKADSKLITN
- the apaG gene encoding Co2+/Mg2+ efflux protein ApaG codes for the protein MVSKITRGIKIIVKVKYVKQSLHLNNLVNFFNYEISIQNQGNDVVQLLRRCWVIKDSLNGVETVDGEGVIGKKPIVNPNETFQYTSGAYILGFIGSMQGYFTFVNFSNSQIFYVKIPLFNMSVPYIFN